From Streptomyces showdoensis, one genomic window encodes:
- a CDS encoding FAD-dependent oxidoreductase, protein MTYAITQTCCNDATCIAVCPVNCIHPTPDEPDFGRTEMLYIDPRSCIDCGACADACPVDAIFPADALAPGQQEYAAVNAAYYEQRGPRPEPVAGPTFHPWGQPSFPRSLPSDFAPIRVAVVGTGPAGMYAAEDLLLHTNAEVTLIDRLPVAGGLVRYGVAPDHPATKRIGDTFARFHTHPRVRMYLGVDVGTDVTAEELAAHHDAVVYAVGAAADRRLGVPGEDRPNSLSATAFVAWYNAHPEVAPDAVDLSGTERVVVVGTGNVALDVARILVTDPEALAATDIADHALAALRASSVREVVLLARRGPEDASCTAPELLALGKLPGVRLVVDAHDPRTWAAVDSAAPHEKAALLRGADREHVDWSAPPGPERRIVFRFHSAPEEILDGAVRVTGPEPGTSTEIPAGRVLRAVGYRGMPVAGLPFDEATGTVPHENGRVAGRPGTYVVGWIKRGPSGGIGANRTCAAETVGTLLADAVDGTLPPPAGSARAFDRLARGRAGTVVDARGLAAIERAELARGGAAGRPRVKLGTVPELVAAARGRRRLTR, encoded by the coding sequence ATGACCTACGCCATCACCCAGACCTGCTGCAACGACGCCACCTGCATCGCCGTCTGCCCGGTCAACTGCATCCACCCGACGCCGGACGAGCCGGACTTCGGCCGCACGGAGATGCTGTACATCGACCCCCGGTCCTGCATCGACTGCGGGGCGTGCGCCGACGCCTGCCCCGTGGACGCGATCTTCCCCGCGGACGCCCTCGCCCCGGGCCAGCAGGAGTACGCCGCCGTCAACGCGGCCTACTACGAGCAGCGCGGGCCCCGCCCGGAACCCGTGGCAGGACCCACCTTCCACCCCTGGGGGCAGCCGTCCTTCCCCCGCAGCCTGCCGTCCGACTTCGCCCCCATCCGGGTCGCGGTCGTCGGCACCGGGCCCGCCGGGATGTACGCCGCCGAGGACCTGCTGCTCCACACCAACGCCGAGGTGACCCTGATCGACCGGCTGCCGGTGGCCGGCGGCCTCGTCCGGTACGGCGTCGCGCCCGACCATCCGGCGACGAAGCGGATCGGGGACACCTTCGCCCGCTTCCACACCCACCCCCGGGTACGGATGTACCTCGGCGTCGACGTCGGCACGGACGTCACGGCCGAGGAACTGGCCGCGCACCACGACGCCGTCGTCTACGCGGTCGGCGCCGCGGCCGACCGCCGCCTCGGCGTCCCGGGCGAGGACCGGCCGAACAGCCTCTCGGCCACGGCGTTCGTCGCCTGGTACAATGCGCACCCCGAGGTCGCGCCCGACGCCGTCGACCTGTCGGGCACCGAACGGGTCGTCGTGGTCGGCACCGGCAACGTCGCCCTCGACGTCGCCCGCATCCTGGTGACCGACCCCGAGGCGCTCGCCGCGACCGACATCGCCGACCACGCCCTCGCCGCCCTCCGCGCCTCCTCCGTGCGGGAGGTGGTGCTGCTCGCCAGGCGCGGCCCCGAGGACGCCTCCTGCACCGCGCCCGAACTGCTCGCGCTCGGCAAGCTGCCCGGGGTGCGCCTCGTCGTCGACGCCCACGATCCGCGGACCTGGGCCGCCGTCGACTCGGCCGCGCCCCACGAGAAGGCGGCGCTGCTGCGGGGCGCCGACCGCGAACACGTGGACTGGTCCGCGCCGCCGGGGCCGGAGCGGCGCATCGTCTTCCGGTTCCACTCCGCGCCCGAGGAGATCCTGGACGGCGCCGTGCGGGTGACCGGCCCGGAGCCGGGCACGTCCACCGAGATCCCGGCGGGCAGGGTGCTGCGCGCCGTCGGCTACCGGGGCATGCCCGTGGCCGGGCTGCCCTTCGACGAGGCGACCGGCACCGTGCCGCACGAGAACGGCCGGGTGGCGGGACGGCCCGGCACCTACGTCGTCGGCTGGATCAAGCGCGGCCCGTCGGGCGGCATCGGCGCCAACCGCACCTGCGCCGCGGAGACCGTCGGCACCCTGCTCGCCGACGCCGTCGACGGCACCCTCCCCCCGCCCGCCGGCAGCGCCCGCGCCTTCGACCGGCTGGCGCGCGGCCGGGCGGGCACGGTCGTCGACGCCCGCGGCCTCGCCGCCATCGAACGCGCCGAACTCGCCCGCGGCGGGGCGGCGGGACGGCCCCGGGTGAAGCTGGGGACCGTACCCGAACTCGTCGCGGCGGCCCGGGGGAGGCGCCGGCTGACCCGCTGA
- a CDS encoding AurF N-oxygenase family protein produces MASSTVRPADQAGPSGSTTEREAARRLLDSSAKLSYDPATEVDWDTPLDDGFHGMSPEWSTLYGTRYWQEMTEAQRRELTRQESASVASTGIWFEMILQQMVLRDMYAKDPTDPRFQWALTEIADECRHSIMFGRGAAKLGAPAYRPGRFVLELGRAFKTLAVGEAAYASILVAEEVLDVMQRDWMRDERVAPFVRTINNIHVVEESRHMKFAREETRARLRHAGPLRRHVQALVVSLASYFIVTSMVNRQVYANAGLDTERALAEARANEHHKSLMRSSCSGLMEFLASCRLLTRPALAFYKRAHLI; encoded by the coding sequence ATGGCAAGCAGCACCGTCCGGCCGGCGGACCAGGCCGGGCCCTCCGGGTCCACGACCGAGCGCGAGGCGGCCCGCCGGCTGCTCGACTCCTCGGCCAAGCTGTCCTACGACCCCGCCACCGAGGTCGACTGGGACACCCCGCTCGACGACGGCTTCCACGGCATGAGCCCCGAGTGGAGCACGCTCTACGGAACCCGTTACTGGCAGGAGATGACCGAGGCCCAGCGCCGGGAGCTCACCCGGCAGGAGTCGGCGTCGGTGGCCAGCACGGGCATCTGGTTCGAGATGATCCTCCAGCAGATGGTGCTGCGCGACATGTACGCCAAGGACCCCACCGACCCCCGCTTCCAGTGGGCCCTGACGGAGATCGCCGACGAGTGCCGGCACTCGATCATGTTCGGCCGCGGCGCGGCCAAGCTGGGCGCCCCCGCCTACCGCCCGGGCCGCTTCGTCCTCGAACTCGGCCGGGCCTTCAAGACGCTCGCCGTCGGCGAGGCCGCGTACGCCTCGATCCTCGTCGCCGAGGAGGTGCTCGACGTCATGCAGCGCGACTGGATGCGGGACGAGCGGGTCGCCCCCTTCGTCCGCACCATCAACAACATCCATGTCGTCGAGGAGTCGCGGCACATGAAGTTCGCCCGCGAGGAGACCCGCGCCCGGCTGCGCCACGCCGGACCGCTGCGCCGGCACGTCCAGGCCCTGGTCGTCTCCCTCGCCTCGTACTTCATCGTGACCAGCATGGTCAACCGCCAGGTGTACGCCAACGCGGGGCTCGACACCGAGCGGGCGCTCGCCGAGGCCCGCGCCAACGAGCACCACAAGTCCCTGATGCGGTCCAGCTGTTCGGGCCTGATGGAGTTCCTGGCCTCGTGCCGCCTCCTCACCCGTCCCGCGCTCGCCTTCTACAAGCGCGCCCACCTCATCTGA
- a CDS encoding DUF4440 domain-containing protein — MHQESEEDAIAAALAGELRLMDPSVRVSADEARRLLDPEFVEVGASGRRWTYEEMLAALPELAGGDPRNGPRYEPSGLRGVLLAPGLVHVTYETVIDGRRARRSSLWRKGAGPGDAGWRMYYHQGTPVADG, encoded by the coding sequence ATGCACCAGGAAAGCGAAGAGGACGCGATCGCCGCCGCCCTCGCCGGCGAACTGCGCCTCATGGACCCGTCCGTCCGCGTCTCCGCCGACGAGGCCCGCCGCCTGCTCGACCCCGAGTTCGTCGAGGTCGGCGCCTCCGGACGGCGCTGGACGTACGAGGAGATGCTCGCGGCCCTCCCCGAACTGGCGGGCGGCGACCCGCGGAACGGCCCGCGGTACGAGCCGTCCGGCCTGCGCGGGGTGCTCCTCGCGCCGGGCCTCGTCCACGTCACCTACGAGACGGTCATCGACGGCCGGCGGGCGCGCCGTAGCTCGCTCTGGCGCAAGGGGGCGGGACCGGGGGACGCCGGCTGGCGCATGTACTACCACCAGGGCACCCCCGTCGCCGACGGGTGA
- a CDS encoding sigma-70 family RNA polymerase sigma factor, with the protein MGTEDAKDTKDTKDAKDTEGARSGDSELLTRRFEQDRSHLRAVAYRMLGSLAEADDALQEAWLRADAAGIQGVENLGGWLTTVVSRVCLNMLRSRDRRREDALDDLLREAESDRPDRPGGAGRDPEEEALMADSVGVALLVVLDTLAPAERLAFVLHDMFAVPFEDIAPLLERNTAAVRQLASRARRRVKGGTAPAPAGAADLARRRSVVDAFLAATRGGDFAALVSLLHPDVVLRADRMVVPTPEPIVVMGGRTVAEGAMAAMGRARFTGVALVDGTVGLAMAPMGRLALVLTFAVTDGLITGIEVVAEPERLAGMRLDVLGTAGSDGAGGDGGAGLPATE; encoded by the coding sequence ATGGGCACCGAGGACGCCAAGGACACCAAGGACACCAAGGATGCTAAGGACACCGAGGGCGCCAGGAGCGGGGACAGCGAGCTGCTGACGCGGCGGTTCGAGCAGGACCGGAGCCATCTGAGGGCGGTGGCCTACCGCATGCTCGGCTCGCTCGCCGAGGCCGACGACGCCCTCCAGGAAGCCTGGCTGCGGGCGGACGCGGCCGGGATCCAGGGCGTCGAGAACCTCGGCGGCTGGCTCACGACGGTGGTCTCCCGGGTCTGCCTGAACATGCTCAGGTCCCGGGACCGGCGACGCGAGGACGCCCTCGACGACCTGCTGCGCGAGGCGGAGTCCGACCGGCCCGACCGTCCCGGCGGGGCCGGGCGGGACCCGGAGGAGGAGGCCCTGATGGCCGACTCCGTCGGCGTCGCTCTCCTCGTCGTCCTCGACACCCTCGCCCCGGCCGAACGCCTCGCCTTCGTGCTGCACGACATGTTCGCCGTGCCCTTCGAGGACATCGCCCCGCTGCTGGAGCGCAACACCGCCGCCGTGCGCCAGCTCGCCAGCCGCGCCCGCCGCCGGGTGAAGGGCGGCACCGCCCCCGCCCCGGCCGGTGCGGCCGACCTGGCCCGGCGGCGCAGCGTGGTCGACGCCTTCCTGGCCGCGACCCGGGGCGGCGACTTCGCGGCGCTGGTCTCCCTGCTCCACCCGGACGTCGTGCTGCGCGCCGACCGCATGGTCGTCCCGACGCCCGAGCCGATCGTGGTCATGGGCGGCCGGACGGTCGCCGAGGGCGCGATGGCCGCGATGGGCCGCGCCCGCTTCACCGGTGTGGCGCTGGTCGACGGCACGGTCGGCCTGGCGATGGCCCCGATGGGCCGCCTGGCCCTCGTGCTCACCTTCGCGGTGACGGACGGTCTGATCACCGGGATCGAGGTCGTCGCGGAGCCCGAGCGGCTCGCGGGGATGCGGCTCGACGTGCTCGGGACCGCCGGGTCCGATGGCGCCGGCGGCGACGGAGGGGCGGGGCTTCCCGCCACGGAGTGA
- a CDS encoding RNA polymerase sigma factor, with the protein MRNRFRAGDTAALGEAYDEHAQVLFRYAMRVCGDRAAAEDAVSATFLEAWRCRERLRPDGDGLRPWLLGIATNVLRSTAREARRRDTALARLADRGVLPDFADDVVTRLYDTEQLDAARAALKRLRRRDREVFALVVWAGLDYAAAGEALGIPVGTVRSRLSRARDRLRALADAELKAARKARRGGVAAATAGPAAEGVGAAPVATPSAPSAAGPAVAGAVAREPASLRTAVRAGPDPVGDAVGEEPGSARTAAAGTGDAAVDHRPVKPSAPVPPLPTPVSFPTAPVRHPALARRPAPENSL; encoded by the coding sequence ATGAGGAATCGTTTCCGTGCCGGGGACACCGCGGCGCTCGGCGAGGCGTACGACGAGCACGCGCAGGTCCTGTTCCGGTACGCGATGCGCGTCTGCGGCGACCGGGCGGCCGCCGAGGACGCCGTCTCCGCCACCTTCCTGGAGGCCTGGCGATGCCGCGAACGGCTGCGCCCCGACGGCGACGGCCTGCGCCCCTGGCTGCTCGGCATCGCGACCAACGTCCTGCGCAGCACCGCCCGCGAGGCCCGCCGCCGCGACACGGCCCTGGCCCGGCTCGCGGACCGCGGCGTCCTCCCGGACTTCGCCGACGACGTCGTCACCCGGCTGTACGACACGGAGCAACTGGACGCCGCCCGCGCCGCGCTGAAGCGCCTGCGCCGCCGCGACCGCGAGGTCTTCGCCCTCGTGGTGTGGGCCGGCCTCGACTACGCGGCGGCCGGCGAGGCGCTCGGCATCCCGGTCGGGACGGTCCGCTCCCGCCTCTCCCGGGCCCGCGACCGCCTGAGGGCACTGGCCGACGCGGAACTGAAGGCGGCACGGAAGGCCCGGCGGGGCGGCGTCGCCGCTGCGACGGCAGGCCCGGCGGCCGAGGGCGTCGGGGCCGCTCCGGTCGCGACGCCCTCGGCACCGTCGGCCGCCGGGCCTGCCGTCGCCGGCGCCGTCGCCCGGGAGCCCGCCTCCCTCCGCACCGCGGTGCGTGCGGGGCCCGACCCCGTCGGTGACGCGGTCGGGGAGGAGCCCGGCTCCGCCCGTACCGCCGCCGCCGGCACAGGTGACGCGGCAGTCGATCACCGCCCGGTCAAGCCCTCCGCGCCCGTCCCTCCCCTCCCGACCCCTGTCTCCTTCCCCACCGCCCCCGTACGCCATCCCGCCCTCGCGCGCCGACCCGCCCCGGAGAACTCGCTGTGA
- a CDS encoding CU044_5270 family protein: MNIPADEALRAELAGLLPPPEVPDLPPLRHQALKHRILNAAEGRAPFRSRRRVPRFALPAMACTAVVTAVALTVVSGESPVPPAPAPHTGVAAPGSGQILTRAALAAAASPRAEARPEQFVYIESLVAHAARSAAGGPAALPPAHRRQVWLSADGSREGLLREQGAPDSPLGVRGPVYTLDHRGATPRKAPDGGPAASVLDPTHSYVASLPTDPDALLSLVYAQTRTTSPGTDPDQRAFSVIGSLLAETWAPPKVTAALYGAAARIPGTTVLPSAKDAAGREGVAVARTAHGEQIQWIFDRKSSAFLGQRTVLARATDAGPAGTVLSSTAVLARAVTDRPGERPLGASAAPGE, encoded by the coding sequence GTGAACATCCCCGCCGACGAAGCCCTCCGCGCCGAGCTCGCGGGTCTGCTGCCGCCCCCCGAGGTGCCGGACCTGCCGCCCCTGCGCCACCAGGCGCTCAAGCACCGGATCCTGAACGCGGCCGAAGGACGCGCCCCGTTCCGGTCCCGCCGCCGCGTCCCCCGCTTCGCCCTCCCGGCCATGGCCTGCACCGCGGTGGTGACCGCCGTCGCGCTGACCGTCGTCTCCGGCGAATCGCCCGTACCGCCCGCTCCCGCCCCGCACACCGGGGTCGCCGCGCCCGGATCCGGGCAGATCCTGACGCGGGCCGCGCTCGCGGCGGCGGCGAGCCCGCGGGCCGAGGCGCGCCCCGAGCAGTTCGTCTACATTGAGAGCCTGGTCGCGCACGCCGCCCGGAGCGCCGCGGGCGGCCCCGCCGCGCTGCCGCCGGCCCACCGCCGCCAGGTCTGGCTCTCCGCCGACGGCAGCCGCGAGGGCCTGCTGCGCGAACAGGGCGCTCCGGACAGCCCGCTCGGCGTCCGGGGTCCCGTCTACACGCTGGACCACCGGGGGGCCACGCCCCGCAAGGCGCCCGACGGCGGTCCGGCCGCCTCGGTCCTGGACCCGACCCACAGCTACGTCGCGTCCCTGCCGACCGACCCGGATGCGCTGCTGAGCCTCGTCTACGCCCAGACGCGGACCACGTCTCCCGGCACCGACCCGGACCAGCGTGCCTTCTCCGTCATCGGCTCGCTGCTCGCCGAGACCTGGGCGCCCCCGAAGGTGACGGCCGCGCTGTACGGGGCCGCGGCGCGGATCCCGGGAACCACCGTGCTGCCGTCGGCGAAGGACGCCGCCGGCCGCGAGGGCGTCGCCGTGGCCCGTACCGCCCACGGCGAACAGATCCAGTGGATCTTCGACCGGAAGAGCTCGGCCTTCCTCGGCCAGCGCACGGTGCTGGCCCGGGCGACGGACGCGGGACCGGCCGGCACGGTCCTGAGCAGCACCGCCGTCCTCGCCCGGGCGGTCACGGACCGGCCCGGGGAACGCCCGCTCGGGGCCTCGGCGGCACCGGGGGAGTGA
- the rpmG gene encoding 50S ribosomal protein L33: MARTTQRPVVTLRSTAGTGVTYVTRKNRQNDPDRLVLRKYDPVVAAHVEFREVR, translated from the coding sequence ATGGCCCGCACCACCCAGCGCCCGGTGGTCACCCTCCGGTCCACCGCCGGCACCGGCGTCACCTACGTGACCCGGAAGAACCGCCAGAACGACCCCGACCGCCTGGTCCTGCGCAAGTACGACCCGGTCGTGGCGGCACACGTCGAGTTCCGCGAGGTCCGCTGA
- the ykgO gene encoding type B 50S ribosomal protein L36, which translates to MKVRNSLHALKSKPGAQVVRRRGRTYVINKKDPRSKARQG; encoded by the coding sequence ATGAAGGTACGCAACTCCCTCCACGCGCTGAAGTCGAAGCCCGGGGCCCAGGTCGTCCGCCGCCGCGGCAGGACCTACGTCATCAACAAGAAGGACCCCCGCTCCAAGGCCCGCCAGGGCTGA
- a CDS encoding aminoglycoside adenylyltransferase family protein, protein MSQTDAVVRLVRAVLGDNAVGACLHGSAVLGGLRPHSDVDVLVVVRRSLGRDERRALVDGLLARSGARAYEGPARPVELLVVVADRVRPWRYPPVCDFLYGEWLRDGYERGELPAPEPSPDLAPLLTMARAGDAPLFGPPPTELLDPVPPADLRDAIVAGIPGLMADLDGDTRNVLLTLARIWSTLETGRIRAKDEAADWALARLPAGRRPVLAHARAVYAGDAEEDWAPLLPAVRPHAAYLLERIREAGDGPHREAAADGGLGH, encoded by the coding sequence ATGTCCCAGACCGACGCCGTCGTCCGTCTCGTCCGCGCCGTCCTCGGCGACAACGCCGTCGGCGCGTGCCTGCACGGATCCGCCGTGCTCGGCGGGCTGCGGCCGCACAGCGACGTGGACGTGCTCGTCGTCGTCCGCCGGAGTCTCGGGCGGGACGAACGACGGGCGCTGGTCGACGGGTTGCTCGCGCGCTCCGGGGCACGGGCGTACGAGGGGCCCGCGCGCCCCGTCGAACTCCTCGTCGTGGTCGCCGACCGGGTGCGGCCCTGGCGCTACCCGCCCGTCTGCGACTTCCTCTACGGCGAGTGGCTGCGCGACGGCTACGAGCGCGGCGAACTGCCCGCGCCCGAACCGAGCCCGGATCTCGCCCCGCTGCTCACCATGGCCAGGGCCGGGGACGCCCCGCTGTTCGGCCCGCCGCCCACGGAGCTCCTCGACCCGGTGCCGCCCGCCGACCTCAGGGACGCGATCGTCGCCGGCATCCCCGGCCTGATGGCCGACCTGGACGGCGACACCCGCAACGTGCTGCTCACCCTCGCCCGCATCTGGAGCACGCTGGAGACCGGGCGGATCCGCGCGAAGGACGAGGCCGCCGACTGGGCCCTCGCCCGGCTCCCGGCCGGCCGGCGACCGGTGCTGGCCCACGCGCGGGCCGTGTACGCGGGCGACGCGGAGGAGGACTGGGCACCCCTGCTCCCCGCGGTCCGGCCGCACGCCGCCTACCTGCTGGAACGGATCCGGGAAGCCGGGGACGGCCCGCATCGGGAGGCCGCGGCGGACGGGGGACTCGGGCACTAG
- a CDS encoding GNAT family N-acetyltransferase, which produces MSAARAVPALRPWEEGDAEVLVRHHGDPQMRRWLATHLDSVEQARAWIAEQNRGRAAGSRVAFAVVEAPDPADGAGGAGGAADGAGGAGGAADGAGGAAGEPVGHLALTAAGGVVRVGYWTAASARGRGIASRALALAAAWASEAPDSPFVGRRLELLHAVGNEASCRTALAAGFRAEGELPADPPGRPRPMHLHVRDGG; this is translated from the coding sequence GTGAGCGCGGCCCGGGCCGTGCCGGCGCTGCGGCCGTGGGAGGAGGGCGACGCCGAGGTCCTCGTGCGGCACCACGGCGACCCCCAGATGCGGCGCTGGCTCGCCACCCACCTCGACTCGGTGGAGCAGGCGCGCGCGTGGATCGCGGAGCAGAACCGGGGGCGGGCGGCCGGTTCGCGGGTCGCGTTCGCGGTGGTCGAGGCTCCGGACCCGGCGGACGGCGCGGGCGGTGCCGGAGGCGCGGCGGACGGCGCGGGCGGTGCCGGAGGCGCGGCGGACGGCGCGGGCGGTGCCGCGGGCGAGCCCGTCGGGCACCTCGCCCTGACGGCCGCCGGGGGTGTCGTGCGCGTCGGGTACTGGACGGCCGCCTCGGCGCGCGGGCGCGGGATCGCCTCCCGCGCGCTGGCCCTGGCCGCCGCGTGGGCCTCCGAGGCTCCGGACAGCCCGTTCGTGGGCCGCCGACTGGAGCTGCTGCACGCGGTCGGCAACGAGGCCTCCTGCCGTACCGCCCTCGCCGCAGGATTCCGCGCCGAGGGCGAACTGCCGGCCGACCCGCCGGGGCGGCCGCGGCCGATGCACCTGCACGTCCGCGACGGGGGCTGA
- a CDS encoding TetR/AcrR family transcriptional regulator, with product MAAAVALADEGGLGGVSLRKVAARLNAGPMRLYGYISTKQELFDLMVDEVYAEIRPQEPPGDWREALGGLAHRTRHAALRHEWLADLLGGRPALGPHALAAGEATLAALESVTDIDTALRAMETVGAYSTGAIRREIANLRAERATGLSKHDWQRASGPHLTGMLATGRFPALSKAVHDGADVDAGTSFATGLDWVLDAVAAQLARPPA from the coding sequence GTGGCCGCCGCCGTCGCGCTGGCCGACGAGGGCGGCCTGGGCGGGGTGTCGTTGCGCAAGGTCGCCGCCCGGCTGAACGCGGGCCCGATGCGGCTGTACGGATACATCTCCACCAAGCAGGAGCTGTTCGACCTCATGGTGGACGAGGTCTACGCCGAGATCCGCCCCCAGGAGCCGCCCGGTGACTGGCGGGAGGCGCTGGGCGGCCTCGCCCACCGCACCCGGCACGCCGCCCTCCGGCACGAGTGGCTGGCCGACCTCCTCGGCGGCCGGCCGGCCCTGGGCCCCCACGCCCTCGCGGCGGGCGAGGCCACGCTGGCCGCCCTGGAGAGCGTCACCGACATCGACACGGCCCTGCGCGCGATGGAGACCGTCGGCGCCTATTCCACCGGCGCGATCAGGCGCGAGATCGCGAACCTGCGGGCCGAGCGCGCCACGGGCCTGTCGAAGCACGACTGGCAGCGCGCCTCCGGCCCGCACCTGACGGGAATGCTGGCCACCGGCCGCTTCCCGGCGCTGAGCAAGGCGGTGCACGACGGCGCGGACGTGGACGCCGGGACGTCCTTCGCGACCGGCCTGGACTGGGTCCTCGACGCGGTCGCCGCGCAACTCGCCCGGCCGCCGGCGTGA
- a CDS encoding chitosanase yields MAALVAAAATGVLLPAVSGLTSATAAAGNLAQGRPVTTSSAESSSLGGAKAVDGSASTRWASAEGVDNQWIRVDLGPSTAVKRVVLKWEAAYAKAYRVELSDDGSTWRQIYATTSGDGGTDDLTVNGTGRYLRVFGTQRATTYGYSLWEVEAYGTGTTPPTNGTNLDDPRKKEVAMKLVSSFENSSLDWRAQFAYIEDIDDGRGYTAGIIGFCSGTGDMLDLVERYTAKKPSNPLAPYLNALRAVNGTDSHQGLDPGFPNAWRQAAQDSVFQQTQEEERDRVYFNPAVSQAKQDGLRALGQFAYYDSAVMHGEDGFRSIRSVALSRALPPSKGGDEKAYLKAFLDAREEEMRKEEAHSDTTRVSTAQRRFLNEGNLDLNTPLYWSVYGEAFSLTS; encoded by the coding sequence ATGGCCGCGCTCGTCGCCGCCGCGGCCACCGGTGTCCTGCTCCCCGCGGTGTCCGGCCTCACGTCCGCCACCGCCGCCGCCGGCAACCTCGCCCAGGGCCGCCCGGTCACCACCTCGTCCGCCGAGAGCAGCTCGCTCGGCGGCGCCAAGGCCGTCGACGGTTCCGCCTCCACCCGCTGGGCCAGCGCCGAAGGCGTGGACAACCAGTGGATACGGGTCGACCTCGGCCCGTCGACCGCGGTGAAGCGCGTCGTCCTCAAGTGGGAGGCCGCCTACGCCAAGGCGTACCGCGTCGAGCTGTCCGACGACGGTTCCACCTGGCGCCAGATCTACGCCACGACCTCCGGCGACGGCGGCACCGACGATCTCACCGTCAACGGCACCGGCCGCTACCTGCGGGTCTTCGGCACCCAGCGGGCCACGACGTACGGCTACTCGCTCTGGGAGGTCGAGGCCTACGGCACCGGCACCACCCCGCCGACCAACGGCACCAACCTCGACGACCCCCGCAAGAAGGAGGTCGCCATGAAGCTGGTCTCCTCCTTCGAGAACTCCTCCCTCGACTGGCGGGCCCAGTTCGCCTACATCGAGGACATCGACGACGGGCGCGGCTACACCGCCGGCATCATCGGCTTCTGCTCCGGCACCGGCGACATGCTCGACCTGGTCGAGCGCTACACGGCCAAGAAGCCCTCGAACCCGCTCGCCCCCTACCTCAACGCGCTGCGCGCCGTGAACGGGACCGACTCCCACCAGGGCCTGGACCCGGGCTTCCCGAACGCCTGGCGCCAGGCCGCCCAGGACTCCGTGTTCCAGCAGACCCAGGAGGAGGAGCGCGACCGCGTCTACTTCAACCCCGCGGTCTCCCAGGCCAAGCAGGACGGCCTGCGCGCGCTCGGCCAGTTCGCCTACTACGACTCCGCCGTGATGCACGGCGAGGACGGCTTCCGCAGCATCCGCTCGGTCGCCCTCTCCCGCGCCCTCCCGCCCTCCAAGGGCGGTGACGAGAAGGCGTACCTGAAGGCCTTCCTCGACGCCCGCGAGGAGGAGATGCGCAAGGAGGAGGCGCACAGCGACACCACCCGGGTCAGCACGGCCCAGCGCCGCTTCCTCAACGAGGGCAACCTCGACCTCAACACCCCGCTGTACTGGAGCGTCTACGGCGAGGCCTTCTCCCTCACCAGCTGA
- a CDS encoding GNAT family N-acetyltransferase — protein sequence MFSLPLRDGATLRPLELRHAEEFAAHMDRAREHIRPWVGAAFVTTGVEAARGTLRRYAERQAADGARLFGIWLDGTLVGGVMFTDFSAAAESCEVGCWLEPAAEGKGLITRACGILLDYALVERGAHRAEWHCRADNERSAAVAKRLGMTLEGVARETWAYDGTRHDKQVWAVLAPEWRAHRGL from the coding sequence ATGTTCTCCCTCCCGCTGCGGGACGGCGCCACGCTCCGTCCGCTGGAGCTCCGGCACGCCGAGGAGTTCGCCGCCCACATGGACCGGGCGCGCGAGCACATCCGGCCGTGGGTCGGCGCGGCCTTCGTCACGACCGGCGTCGAGGCCGCGCGGGGCACGCTCCGCCGCTACGCCGAGCGCCAGGCCGCGGACGGCGCGCGCCTCTTCGGCATATGGCTCGACGGCACGCTGGTCGGCGGCGTGATGTTCACGGACTTCTCCGCGGCGGCGGAGTCCTGCGAGGTCGGCTGCTGGCTGGAGCCCGCGGCGGAGGGCAAGGGCCTGATCACGCGGGCCTGCGGCATCCTGCTGGACTACGCGCTCGTCGAGCGAGGCGCGCACCGCGCCGAATGGCACTGCCGGGCCGACAACGAGCGCAGCGCGGCGGTGGCGAAGCGGCTCGGGATGACCCTGGAGGGCGTGGCGCGCGAGACCTGGGCGTACGACGGGACGCGGCACGACAAGCAGGTCTGGGCGGTACTGGCACCGGAGTGGCGGGCCCACCGGGGGCTGTGA